In Idiomarina sp. PL1-037, a single genomic region encodes these proteins:
- a CDS encoding ExeM/NucH family extracellular endonuclease: MTKNNLTIAIMAAMGLSVPVMASADVFISEFIEGSSNNKAIELYNSGDTAIDLSTYTLSFYFNGNTESGNDISLSDTLEPQATYVIANSNAVSAITDKGQLLTGGSWYNGDDAIVLSQEGNVVDSLGQIGTDPGSYWESDGVRTQDRTLRRLNSITSGDTTTDDAYEPHTQWQSFDKDTFDGLGSHLDSNPVEPPPTLAIGECGDSATLISAVQGNTDESPLKGEQAIIEAIVTASFQGDEQLSGFFVQQPESQYDNDPATSEGVFVYHNADTVSVGDKVRLVAEVDEYYGATQLATVSDFILCDEGLSVTPTTVELPVESLNNLEATEGMLVSLPQELTVTENYGLGRYGEFVVATGRQFNPTQIAEPGEAAQAVAEANRLSRILVDDGRTGQNPEIVPYPAPELSAMNSLRVGDSVTGITGVMTYGFSAYRVHPTVAPQFIATNARDEAPVKAEGATARVASFNVLNYFNGDGTGEGFPTERGADSLVELERQQTKLVTALTELDADIIGLIEIENDGFGENSALATLTNALSDASGSEWQYVDMGGDNVGTDAITSAIIYRTEQFSEVGTPAYTTAEPFDYGNRAPVAQSFTHTESDEEFTFVVTHLRSKGSCGSAEGDDVDSGDGQGCWNATRVTAANELLAWLDGYPTGVEDSDTLILGDMNAYTKEDPIAVFTDAEYTDLKTSMMGDEHYSYIYRGESGSLDHAFASASLQEKVAAVATWAINADEPPVLDYNLEYQSETQQANYYAPDAYRSSDHDPVIVDLTFEAEESEGQPEDETPTVEEDSSSSHFSWWLLLLVPALRWMRRR; encoded by the coding sequence ATGACAAAAAATAACTTAACGATTGCTATCATGGCGGCAATGGGCCTGAGTGTCCCAGTTATGGCTTCTGCAGATGTGTTTATCTCAGAATTCATTGAAGGAAGCAGTAATAATAAAGCGATTGAGCTGTATAACAGTGGTGATACTGCAATTGACTTAAGCACATACACACTATCATTTTACTTCAACGGCAATACTGAATCCGGAAATGATATCAGCCTGTCCGATACCCTTGAACCACAAGCAACCTATGTTATTGCGAACAGCAATGCAGTAAGTGCCATCACCGACAAAGGCCAGCTTTTAACTGGCGGGAGTTGGTACAATGGCGACGACGCTATTGTGTTAAGCCAAGAGGGCAACGTTGTTGATAGTTTAGGGCAAATTGGCACCGATCCAGGTTCTTACTGGGAAAGCGACGGCGTGCGCACGCAAGATCGCACATTACGCCGTTTAAACAGCATCACGAGCGGTGACACGACAACGGATGATGCTTACGAGCCGCACACGCAATGGCAAAGTTTTGATAAAGACACCTTTGATGGCTTGGGTAGCCATTTAGATAGCAATCCGGTTGAGCCTCCGCCAACATTAGCTATCGGTGAGTGTGGTGACAGCGCAACATTAATTTCTGCTGTGCAAGGCAACACCGACGAAAGCCCTTTGAAAGGTGAACAAGCGATTATCGAAGCTATCGTTACGGCAAGCTTCCAGGGCGATGAACAGTTAAGTGGATTTTTTGTACAACAGCCTGAAAGTCAGTACGACAACGACCCGGCAACATCTGAGGGTGTTTTTGTATACCATAACGCTGATACGGTCAGTGTCGGCGACAAAGTACGTTTAGTTGCAGAAGTTGACGAGTATTATGGCGCCACCCAACTGGCTACCGTTTCAGACTTTATTTTGTGTGATGAAGGCCTGTCGGTAACGCCAACAACGGTTGAACTCCCGGTTGAATCGCTGAATAACTTAGAAGCCACCGAGGGCATGTTGGTTAGCTTACCGCAAGAGCTCACGGTGACGGAAAACTATGGTTTAGGTCGCTACGGCGAGTTTGTCGTCGCAACAGGACGTCAATTTAATCCAACGCAAATTGCAGAGCCTGGTGAAGCGGCTCAGGCAGTGGCGGAAGCTAATCGCCTGTCACGTATATTGGTTGATGATGGCCGTACCGGTCAAAACCCAGAAATTGTCCCTTACCCTGCACCTGAGCTCAGTGCCATGAACAGCCTTCGCGTGGGTGATAGCGTAACGGGGATCACGGGGGTGATGACTTATGGTTTCTCAGCGTACCGGGTACATCCTACGGTTGCACCACAATTTATTGCCACTAATGCTCGTGATGAAGCGCCGGTCAAAGCAGAAGGTGCGACAGCGCGCGTCGCAAGCTTTAATGTTCTTAACTACTTTAATGGCGACGGCACTGGCGAAGGTTTCCCGACTGAACGTGGGGCAGACAGCTTAGTTGAGCTTGAGCGTCAACAGACGAAATTGGTTACTGCCTTAACGGAACTGGATGCTGACATCATCGGTTTAATCGAAATCGAGAACGATGGTTTTGGTGAGAACAGCGCATTAGCAACCCTTACTAATGCGTTAAGTGATGCTTCGGGCAGCGAATGGCAATACGTCGACATGGGCGGAGACAACGTTGGCACAGACGCAATCACGTCGGCCATTATTTATCGTACCGAGCAGTTCAGTGAAGTAGGCACACCGGCATACACAACCGCTGAACCTTTTGACTATGGTAACCGTGCTCCGGTAGCGCAAAGCTTTACCCACACCGAGAGTGACGAAGAATTCACATTTGTAGTGACACACCTTCGATCGAAAGGAAGTTGTGGTAGCGCCGAGGGCGATGACGTTGATAGCGGCGACGGCCAGGGTTGTTGGAATGCCACTCGAGTAACAGCAGCTAATGAGTTGCTGGCCTGGTTAGATGGCTATCCGACTGGTGTTGAAGACAGTGATACTCTTATCTTGGGTGATATGAATGCCTACACCAAAGAAGATCCTATTGCTGTGTTCACTGATGCTGAGTACACCGATCTGAAAACCTCGATGATGGGTGATGAGCACTACTCGTACATCTACCGTGGAGAATCTGGTAGCCTTGACCACGCCTTTGCCAGTGCGTCGTTGCAAGAAAAAGTTGCTGCTGTTGCAACTTGGGCAATCAATGCCGATGAACCTCCGGTGCTTGACTACAACCTCGAGTATCAATCAGAAACGCAACAGGCAAACTATTATGCGCCGGATGCCTACCGCAGCTCCGATCACGATCCGGTCATCGTTGACCTGACATTCGAGGCGGAAGAGTCTGAAGGGCAACCAGAAGACGAGACACCAACAGTAGAAGAAGACTCGTCGAGCAGTCACTTCAGTTGGTGGTTGTTGTTATTAGTACCGGCTCTGCGTTGGATGCGCCGCCGCTAA
- the rrtA gene encoding rhombosortase, with product MREKIKQGPLTLFPIALLLSVLMLLPDETLRFLAYQRDNGQWWDAITAGWVHFELSHYLASLVGLLVMWLLFDEHLSPPPVWLMLAATALGSVLFEHWFAQPPFYAITVVENRGFSGALYGFFAWGSTLDILKRKPFGWTLLLLVIGKVMIEAFIGEPIVSFSSVDRVAVMGHLGGALSGVSLALLYSQLSKQQVIK from the coding sequence GTGAGAGAAAAGATAAAACAAGGTCCTTTAACACTATTTCCCATTGCCCTTTTATTGAGTGTATTGATGCTACTGCCGGACGAGACACTCCGGTTTTTGGCTTATCAGAGGGACAACGGCCAGTGGTGGGATGCTATAACAGCCGGGTGGGTTCATTTTGAGCTGAGTCATTACTTGGCCAGTTTGGTGGGCCTATTGGTGATGTGGTTATTGTTTGATGAGCATTTAAGTCCGCCACCGGTTTGGCTGATGCTAGCGGCGACAGCGTTGGGTTCGGTATTATTTGAACATTGGTTTGCGCAACCGCCGTTTTACGCTATAACGGTAGTCGAGAACCGCGGCTTTTCGGGCGCGTTGTATGGTTTTTTTGCCTGGGGTTCGACGTTAGATATTTTAAAGCGTAAACCTTTTGGCTGGACGCTACTCTTGCTGGTGATTGGCAAGGTGATGATCGAGGCATTTATCGGAGAGCCGATCGTAAGTTTCAGTAGTGTTGACCGGGTGGCGGTGATGGGCCATTTGGGCGGGGCACTCAGCGGCGTGTCATTGGCACTTTTATATTCGCAGCTTAGCAAGCAGCAAGTTATTAAGTAG